A genomic stretch from Vulpes lagopus strain Blue_001 chromosome 11, ASM1834538v1, whole genome shotgun sequence includes:
- the TRIM60 gene encoding LOW QUALITY PROTEIN: tripartite motif-containing protein 60 (The sequence of the model RefSeq protein was modified relative to this genomic sequence to represent the inferred CDS: inserted 4 bases in 3 codons; substituted 5 bases at 5 genomic stop codons): MEFVTGLTHLQESSCPICLDYLKDAVTTNCGHNXCCSCLNMMWRDMDETFPCPVCXFCFHNKSFRSNRQLCNLTEIAELLHVRRSKRQRQEEYSVCGKHNQFPTLFCGKDLEVLCTQCSFSLQHRKHYICPIKEAASFHRKILEYSIDPLKDNMEXVEKVITLQASKLVEVKKKVEFRREEILSEFEXIRLFLQNQQEAVLKQMEDEERDILTKLAEHCTTFSGHVSTLRRLLKEVESKHMQSDLDFLTHVKGIHHGYXNLEYLELFLFQLKKYGFSLPPQYSGLGRILKPFQVDVILDLETALPRLVVSXDRKTVXYRKRKKHLCYNPRRFYLRPPVLGSRRFSSGRHYWEVDAGNKPKWTLGVSXDCFLRNWWNRPVVEGGFWAIGRYIESIYVMLGPKRTQFLPVVNPSKVGIFVDCELGEVSFYNMNDRSLLYTCNDYFF, encoded by the exons ATGGAGTTTGTGACGGGCCTGACACACCTCCAGGAGTCCAGCTGCCCCATCTGTCTGGACTACCTGAAAGACGCGGTGACTACAAACTGTGGGCACA TCTGTTGCTCCTGCCTCAACATGATGTGGAGGGACATGGATGAGACCTTCCCTTGTCCCGTCTGCTGATTTTGCTTTCATAACAAAAGCTTCAGGAGCAATCGCCAGCTCTGCAATTTGACCGAAATTGCTGAACTACTGCACGTCAGAAGGAGCAAGAGGCAAAGGCAGGAAGAGTACTCTGTGTGTGGGAAGCACAATCAGTTTCCGACCCTGTTTTGCGGGAAGGACCTGGAGGTTTTATGTACACAGTGCAGTTTCTCCCTGCAACACCGGAAACACTACATTTGTCCCATCAAGGAAGCTGCCTCTTTTCACAGGAAGATTCTAGAATACAGTATTGACCCCTTGAAAGACAATATGGAATGAGTAGAAAAAGTGATAACGCTTCAAGCCAGCAAACTAGTGGAAGTGAAGAAAAAGGTAGAGTTTAGGAGAGAAGAAATCCTTTCCGAATTTGAGTAAATTAGACTGTTTCTACAGAATCAGCAGGAGGCTGTTCTTAAGCAGATGGAAGATGAAGAGagggacattttaacaaaactaGCTGAACACTGTACAACATTTTCAGGTCATGTGTCCACATTAAGACGTCTGCTGAAGGAGGTGGAGTCCAAGCATATGCAGTCAGACCTGGACTTTCTGACACACGTTAAGGGTATCCACCATGGGT GAAACCTGGAATATCTTGAGCTCTTCTTATTCCAATTAAAGAAATATGGATTTAGCCTTCCTCCACAGTATTCTGGCTTGGGCAGAATCCTCAAGCCCTTTCAGGTAGACGTGATTCTAGATCTTGAAACAGCACTCCCTCGGCTTGTTGTCTCCTAGGATAGAAAAACTgt atacagaaagagaaaaaagcatcTCTGTTATAACCCAAGGAGATTTTATCTCCGCCCTCCTGTCCTGGGTTCTAGGAGATTTAGTTCTGGCCGGCATTACTGGGAAGTAGACGCGGGAAACAAGCCTAAATGGACCTTGGGGGTGTCTTGAGACTGTTTCCTTCGGAATTGGTGGAATCGGCCAGTAGTTGAGGGTGGATTCTGGGCGATTGGGAGATACATTGAAAGCATTTATGTTATGCTGGGTCCTAAGAGAACCCAGTTTCTGCCTGTAGTAAACCCCAGTAAGGTTGGCATTTTTGTGGACTGTGAGTTAGGGGAGGTTTCCTTTTACAATATGAATGATAGATCTCTTCTCTATACttgtaatgattattttttttaa